The following DNA comes from Rhineura floridana isolate rRhiFlo1 chromosome 18, rRhiFlo1.hap2, whole genome shotgun sequence.
TAGATATATCTATCTCTAGATATCTATCTCTAGATATCTATATAGATTTAAATAGATCCCTGCATTCGGGGAGGAGCCGTAACTCAGTAGTAAAGCGTCTGCCTTgaaggcagaaggtcccaagttcaagccccaatggcatctctaggcagagctgggaaggatccctgccctgggctcctactgggaaaaacagcaggatataaataaaataaaatatttatttattacatttacaccacACCTTTCTTTTAATGATAGAaaaccaaggcggcttacatatgcgtcccaggcagtctcccatcccaaaccttgcttagcttcaacaggaaGCTGGCCtcaagtgccttcagaccattgccTGGGACCCttcagggctgctgccagtcagtgtagacaatactgagcttgtcccaatggtctgactcagaaggcGGCACCTTCCCACCCATTCTCCTACCCACCAACATGAGTCGGGTGCCAAGACTTCGTGTTCCAAAGTTAATTGTTAATTTCATGCAGAGGGTGACTCCAGGCCGTCGCTGTTTCAAATCCGGCCGCCTGCCTCACtctcaggcagcttcctaggttcacaATCAAGGTGCTGCACTCACTCATTCTGTATCTTCTTTCACTCGATTTATGGCTCAGGGTGGAAgaggggaagctgccttatactgctccatctagctcagtattgcctaccctacactgactggcagcagctctctccagggctccaggcaggagtctctcccagccctacctggagatgccattggagacTGAACTGAGGatgttctgcatgccaaacaggggctctgccactgagctacggccttcctCGAATGAGACATTTTTACATGCCACAGAGATTTCCACAAGGGAGGTATTGTTTTTGCATTGAGGATGTAGCTTTGGCAGAAGGGGAGGCGTTTCATTTGAAGGGGTCACGTCTTCCCCAGCTGCTGGAGGGGTCAgcagagccagccagccagcctgaccAGGCCTTTCCCACCACAGCAATTCCATTTCCCCCTGCAACCCATCAGACCTGCACTTGCAAGATTGACCTCGGAGCCTCTTGGAGTTCCTGGCCTACCCGTTCCGGCTGCTTCGCACCCCCCCCCAAGCCCTTGCCTGTGTCCCAGGCCTTTCTTACGCCCCTCACCATGTACCACTGCTTGTGGAACCACGGGTCGGTGGGGACCACTGTTCTCTTCATTCGCCTCTTCAGCGTCTGCTGCTCAAACCAGGGGATCTGAAGCCAAAAATACACACACTTTTTAGAAGCCCAGATGATCGCTTTAGTAGAGGGGCGGGGAACCTTTCTTTTCCTCCTGCCAAGGGGCATATTAACTGATGGGCAATCTGTCAAAGGTTGCATGCAATAGGCAGGGCCaaagcaaaaagtgggtggagccagagccaagagTAGGTGGGCCACCCTTTTGCGCTCGCTCTCTCCCTGTACCCCCTCTTcactcttcctcccccttcctccctgtccAGCAAGCTACTAGGGAGGGGACAGATCACTCTTGCCAGAGCCCCGAACCAATCAGTTGCAGAGGGCTTTTCAAATCCGGCCGAGGGCCGCCATGAAATTAGGCCGAGGGCCGCCATGTTCCCACTCGTGCTTTAGCCACTATGCGTTACCACAGCTCACACCATATGCCCCTCTGGCTTAGCACTCAACAAGGGCAACAATCGTCTCTGGCATCTCCTCCCAGCATCAGTGATATTCAGTGGTAGACTGCCTCTAAACCTGGGGGCTCTATTTAACAGCTGAGGCCAAGCAGTCATTGACACTGGATCTCCTCTGTGAACTTCTCAAACATTCTCCAAGAGCCGGCGTTCACAGTTGACTTAGCTTACCAGAGGCTCTTTCTTCAGACGGATGTGCCAGCCCCAGTGCGGATTCAAGGACCTCTGGGCCACGCCCCTGTGTTTAAGGTGGTAATACGGCTCCCCGGTGATCACCTGCAGCAACGACAGGGAGAAGCAAGAGGTTTGGGTGTTACCTTTGCATCCTGGTCCTCAGCCACGGGCTGGAAAGGCGAGGAAGAAACTTCCACTGGAAGGGAAAGGGTGTCGTtttaaaagacaaaggaagggaaCAGCAAAATGGGAAATCTGCACGTTAGTCCCAGACTGATTGGAGCCTCCACAGAAATAATTTGTTCGCTTTTGCAGAGCTGAAGCTACAGTTCCCCCCGGTGTGTCTCTGCATGAGTCACCATTCAGAGACTGCTATAAAACCAGAAGGGCCGTGGCGATTTCTGCAAAAATAAATCGTCCCCAATGCCAGGGACAACTGGCTCCATTTTTCTAGCTGCCcctcctcattaaaaaaaaaagttgctttcTCAATTGACACTGGTTGGTGGcttatttatttagcattcataGCCAGCTTTTCTGCCTTAAAAAAAATTGGCACGGTTAGCTCTGGGTTTCCCCATTAGGAGCCAGCACTTATTGATCTGCTTTTATGGGTCTTATGGGCATGATGCATTTTTAATGTATGTGGTCTTAATATCCAAAAGCCACCCTGGCTTTAAGAAGGACATGGTATGAATCttttaaaggaaaaaagcaaTGGTGCTGCACGGTAATGAGACCTAGCTCTGATTTGCCTATCCTGAGGGCCACGTGGAATCCTGATTCATTCAACCATGAAAGGATCCACTTTTCTACAGCATGATTTGCTCCTAATAAACACCGTCTCTCTGCACGATTCGTTTCTCCAAGTGTGTCTGATCAGCCTCTCCTGAGGGTGGGCAATTGGCCCTTACACATAAACCTTTTCAGATGGGCATGCAGACCAAtatccttagcatctccaggcagggccagggcgggctccctgcctgaaaccctggagagctgctggcagtcagggtagacagtagtgagctagatgcacccaatggtctgactcagtataaagcaggttCCTGTGTACAGAAAAGAGCCGTTACCCATCGAAAAAAGGACAGCGTTCTGCATATGTTCAGAGTCAGTTAGTGCATAACCCTATTCTACACTGAACACTCCCAAGAATACATTTTCTAcaccttaaagacaaacacaCTACCACACAATACAACGATGGCCTCCAGGGatcagacaaatttatggagatgTCTATCAACGGctattagccatcatggctaaatgGGAAcaccatattcagaggcagtctacctccaaGTAGCAGTCAGTCAGTCAAATTTATTTGCCAGAAACCACTGGTCATCACAAAAAAAGCCGCAGATGGAACAGACATATATTTTAGCACATGGGACCACGTTGCACATTCAAATTCTGTCTGATCTGCTGGGCTGCTAAGGCAAGCACAGAAAAGTTATACGACGTGTATTTATCCATATCAATCAGCAAATAACAGATTTTGCTCTGTATTATTCAAGAAAGAGACCCTCTAGACTACCAGACGGTGGAAAACATTCAACAGGGAGAGCTGTACAagctgcttgggggcttcctgaTGGCATTAATCTGGCTGAATCGAGCCTCAGTCCAGGGGCAGCGTACCAGATGCCCAGAACAAATGACAGGGCAGGGCTGTTGTGTCTCTTCAGAAACAGAGGATGATGGAGCCAATGGGCGTTTGGTAGGATCTAGCAAGGCTTTTTCCAGAGAAAGACACTCTGCCTATGCTCAGAGGCTACTCAACCAGACTTCTTCAGTAATTAAAACAAGGCTGGCCTAATGGGGAGAGCTGCGCAAGCTGCTGGTGGGCATCCTTGATGCCATTAATGTGGCTGAAGCGAGCTTCCCGGTCCAGGGGCAGCGTACCAGATGCCCAGAACAAATGACGGGGCGGGGCAGTTGCATCTGctcagaaacaggatgctggagcaggTGGGCCTTTGGCAGGCTTGTCCCcaggaaaggcactctgcacatgctcagaggctacTCAGCCAGACTCCTTCAGTCGTAAAAGACAGTCGGCCTCCCCTAgtccttgctccagagagagcaAGCTCTGCCCCTGTTTCTCTAGGGAAATGGCTGCTGGCCTCCTGCGGCCCAGGCAGGCGCCCTCCGCCCTCACCTGGCCCAGGTAGAGCAGCCCATGCCTGCGGGCCAGGCGCTGCGCCGCCGGGGCTCCTGAGGGGACGCGCACCGCCCAGCTGCCCAGGTAGACGCGCAGGGCTGCGCGGGCGACGCCGCCCCAGAGGAGCAGGAGCCAGAGCCCCAGCCCCGCAGCGCCCTTCATGGCGGCCCTCGAGCAAACAGCGCGGCCTAGCGCCCTCTCGCCAAGCCTGGGGCTCGTCTATTCACTCTGCGCCCGCCTCGGGAGACCAAGAGCGGGCTTCCCGCGCTCCGCGTGCTCGGAGGCGCCGGGTCGTCATGGTAACGGGAAGCCGACGGAGGGCGTGGGAACTACGAATCCCATGGGGCCGTGAGCGAACGGGCCAGCGCGGGGGAAAGGAGGGCTGGGGCAAGATctgctgggaacggtagttttCTGCCCGACCGCTGGCGAAGTGAGAGGAAGCTCGCCTCAGCCGCGCTAACCCATGCCTGTTTTTTAGTTGAGTTTATAAACAGTGcagatattttttaaacacacacactgtttatttttatgtatgtatttgttaCTTTGTCTCACCGTtcgtccaaggagctcaaaggggCATCCTTGTTTTATATACAACCTGATGGTTTTGAAAACAGCATAGCACacttccactttttttaaaaatgcaaaaaagtGGTCTACAATTATAAAATTGAGAGGGCGCAAGAGAGCCTCTGCCCATCTGCAGAGGGCCTGGCACCAATGAACAAACACCAGCGAAGGGGGGAGAGGCAAGATTTCTCGCTCAAAGGGAATATATTGTTCTacagggttggtttttttttttaatgtgtcttCTCTCAAGGGACCTcatttcctcctcctgccctcatgTCTACACACATGCATATCTCAGGGTTGAGCCTCAATATTACCTGAAGCCAGGACAGAGATCAGCTCTGAAGATCCTGTTTGATATGATTAGTATTAATCACTCCGAGGTAGATATCGAAGTTCAGTTCCCACCCTCTGCAGTGAAACGGATTGCAGGCCTGGGAGGGTTGCACGCTTTGGAGAGGCCCCACAGCTCAGTGGTCGAGCACATTCTTTGCACGCGGAAAAGCCCCGGATTCAGTCCTCGAGCACAGCCCTTTGGAAGGACATAGCCCAGTCAAAGGCAGCTGCTTTGTGTCCCTCTGAAATTACTTGCCCAAtaacaatgaaaaacaaaagtgAGAGCTGCAACAAAGTGCTGCAGCATGAATGCGCCAGGTCAGGGTTCTGGCCAGCCGGCCGTGCCTTGCGTAgtgctccattccattccccccctccccgcatTTGTGGCCACTGTCATCACTGAGCTGTTAGGGGGGGATTTTGCCCACTTAGGCCTCCCGCTTTGTGCTTCTGCAATCCTTGGGGTTTCCCTGCTATTGCCGACATCTCCCTCTTCTGCACACGTGGTGCAGATCCACACCTCCGAACTGCGGTTTCCCCCTCAGATTAACGCCCGCCTGCCAGGGCAGACTAGCTCTCTGCACGTCCTCAGAGGCGCTCTCGTCTCCCCTCGAAGGGCGCCTCCTCCTCTTGGCCTGACGTCCGGCTTGCCACATGTCGGCCCCGCCCCGGGAGGCGGAGTCTACCTGCCTGGGAGCTCCGCCCCCTCCAACCGCTAAGCGGAGAGAGATCGGGGGCAGCCGGGGCGCGTCTCGGCTCGGCGGCGTCCTCCTCGAGCACGATGGCCTCCCTCCAGCACCGTTTCCACTCCTTCCTGGAGCAGCCGGGCCTGCTGGGCGACCTCCTGAGCCGCCTGGAAGCCCAGACCGGCGTCAAGCGGTATTACCTGGCGACAGGTGAGCTCTCTTGCTGGCTCGGGCAGGCTTGGAGGTTTCCCACCTGGCGGCAAAAGGAGCCTTGCTTCACTTAACAGGCTCGGAAACGGCTCTCCATCCCTGAATGGGTTCGGGGACTCTgtctatgctcagaggcacttctGCTTGCTCTTGGAACGGGCATTGGGTGCTGTGCCCCATGATCTGTTTGGAGCACAGGGAGGtgttatactgagtgagaccatggaggtcagtaatgtctacactgactggcagcagcccttggggatttcagacaggattctctcctagccatacctggaggtgccagggatatTGGTGCCCTTGAAAATAGGTCCTGGGGCTAACCCCTGGGCAgtctttgctttaaaaaaaaaaaaagcttagcaGAAGGCAGGCCTGTTTAATTTCTGGATTAAACTGGACGGTGTAGCTTAATATTGTCTATGCTGATCGGCAGCAGCCCCCCAGGGCTTCCAGAGagaagtctctcctagccctgtctggagaagctggaaattgaacttgggaccttccacatgcaaagcaggtgctcagttgctgagctagatggcccttGCTAACATGATATAGCAGCGGGGCAAAAGAAacgtatttattaatttatttgttaattaaCTACACTCCCTGGGACTTGGGAGAGGGGAACCTCTTCCTGTGCCAGGCTTAAGGAAATTGCAAGGCATCCTTCTGAAACTGACCCACTCGATTCAGCAGTATTCTCTTCTGCACGTGACTGAGTTAAACAACAGGTTCTTTGCCTTGGGGCGGGCAGGATCCAAAACCGGAATATCAGGTTTACCGCAGAGAAGAGTCCTGTTGCAATGGCAGCTGGTGTGTGTGGTGGTCTTGTGGGTCCTGTAACTTTACAAGATCTACAACGGTCAAGAAGGGGGAGGaagtgaaggggggggagaaatttgattcaggttgcatttaaaaagcaaagctaccaaatctgcactttccaaagcggCAGGAGAACTTAAGCACAGCCCTCCTTCGAAATGCATGTGCGTCTGAATtctgcaaccaaacaatgtttgcgaaaatgcatatatggggtcctactgggaggaagggcgggatataaatctaataaataaatatttggggaGGGGTGTGCATTgagaatgaatatatttgtgaaaataacagacaaaactcaaaggcccatagctcagtggcagaacagctGCTTTGCGTGTAGAAGgtttccaggttcagtctccaggtagggctgggcaagGCTTCCTTCTTGAAACCCTgcagagtggctgccagtcagtgtaggcaatactgagctagatggggacCTGTGGTCAGCGTAAAgcagaaaagtggaatataaaaatGTTGCATTTCGGGAAGGGCCACAACTCActcatagagcatctgctttgcatgcagaaggccctaaaTTCAATCCCTAATAGCATcttgaggtagggctggaagagaatccgtgcctgaaatcctgcagagtggCTGCCAATCAGGGTAGGCAGTCTTGAAGTcgccttcatttttatttttgaatgctGGATTTCCAGGCAACATAACGTCCGTTGCTTATCTGGCTTGCTCACAAAGGCAGGCGTGGACTTTGCCTTTAGGGTGTTCAATTATTCCCTCGAGTGACATGTCTCCGAGTTAATGTTCCCGAACTTTCCTCCGTTGGGTTCCAAtaactttttctccccctcctgttCTGTTCTGGGCAGCAGATCCTCTTCGCTCTCCTGCTTCTGCTCCTTAATGCTAGCAAACTTCCCAAGGCCAAGATCTGGGTCTCCAATATGAAGATCTGCTTATTAACaaattaaaagatgtatcttaagaAAAGTGAGAATTAAACTGATTGCCCCTCTCTTGATTTGCACTTTCAGCAACGGAAAAACAGCCATCCAAAATTCACGCTTGTCCGCGTTTTGAGATGCggctctccaaccaaataatgtgtgcaaaaactatgtatattaggggaacgtgtgcCTAGCAGTGCatgtattggtgaaaacaacatattaaatacatgatgcttgcaaagatgtgcatGTCAGCCAAAATGGCAAACGAAACTGTGTATATCGAGAGAGATTTGCACTGTTTACAAATTGATGCAGGAACGTGGGGAGCTGAGCATAAGAATGGGACTACGAGAAACTGAAACGGTTAAATGTATCTGTCCCTAAGTGCCAAGTTCAGGGGTTTCAGAATAGGAAtggaggaagccgccttatactgagtcaggccttgGTGTTGCGCACAATGACCGGCAGCAGCTGttgagggtttcaggcagaggctcTCTCTAGGCTATTGATGGCTGCTTGCCCTGATGGCTGTGCTCCGTCGGAGGCAGTATCCTTCCAAAtcccacttgctggaaaccgcaggaggggagataTTCTGTTGTGATCAgggcttgcttgtgggcttcccaggagaggcacctgggtggccactgtgagaacaggaggctgcagtcgctgggccattggcctcatcccgCAGACTCTTTTATGTTCGTGTGACTTTGTGAGCTGCCGTGGTTCTGCCATCCACGAATCGAGCAGGAGCAATAGAGGTCTGCCTTGTGGCAAACACGCCTCCTGGTCCTGCTGGACCTTTACCTGCTCATTTAAAAATCCCCCTTACTGAAGCACCTTCAGCctttcatagaatcctagaacagtagagttggaaggggcctataaggccatccagtccaacccccgctcaatgcaggaatccaaatcaaagcattcccgacagatggctgtccagctgcctcctgaagacCTCCTTTTGTTGGAGACGGTTCCCCTTCACCCACTGATCTGCTTTTCTCCCCCTCAGGTGCGGTGGCTTTTCTGAGTCTCTACCTGATGTTCGGATACGGCGCCTCCCTGCTTTGCAATCTCATTGGCTTTCTCTATCCCGCTTACGTCTCGTAAGTACCCATTTCGAGAACCGCTTGTTCTTTCCCCCTGGGCTTATTTGTGTTGGTTGGTGCAGGACTGACCTTCCCAAGATGGAGGCCTGGGTTGGGGAAACTTTTTGGCTCCGGGGGGCCAGGGCCAGATCAACTTTGACCGGTGGTCATGGCAGCCCACCTGGTGGTCACATGATGTCATGATTACATCACATGGTGGCTTCCTAGAGATGGATTAGCCGAAGTGTAGAGTCCTGATCGCGAGAAGAATTAACTGAGCTCTAGTTTGTGTTGCCCAGGACCCCATCTGGAGCCCTGTTTCCAGAGGAAGGCGGCCAGGATGGGGAAGGGTCTGCAAACCAAGCCCGGAAAGGAACAGTTTAAAGACTTTAAACTGGAGAAGGTTTAGGAGGAGACGTGAAAGCTGCCTTCAGGTGTCCGTGGGGCCATCACCAGAAGATGGAGCAGTCTCGTGCTCTGTCGCTCCTGAGGGCAGGATGAGTACCGGATGGGTGGAAATTGCCGGGAGGCAAAACACCTGGAGACACTTCCTAATGGTAGGGGCTGTTGCCCAACTGAACTGGCCGCCGTGAGAGGTCTCTAAGCAAATGGTgggtggccaacagtcaggggtgTTTGAGTCGGAAGATTCCCACGTCGCAGATCCTGCGCTGGGCAGGTGGTTGGATTTGATGACCTCTAAGGTCTCTTCCACTTCTAAAATTCTATGGTTTGCCCTGATGCCTTGGTGTGCTTGGCTCTCAGGCATGCAGGACTGCAAGCATTAGGTCTGCCCCAGCTAGAGAAGGGtacagtcgatcactgtgctctgcaggtgagggcctcctgtagataccatcttatcaggaggtccgttctgcacaactttGGAAAAGGCCTTTATTGTGGTGGCAccggccctttggaattccctccccttaaatattagacaggcaccatctctcttatctttttggtgcctattgaagaccttcctctttcaacaaggcttagAAGTTGAAACTTTATCCCggtgtgcatctgtgttggaatggctttttaagattttttaaagattttttgggggggttaagATGTTAAAGATCTTTTTAGCGTTTGGTCATTTGTCACCTTGGGTTCCccttggaaggaagggcgggatataaatttaataataaataaataaaataaatacagtatcGCTGTTGTGAGTGAGGGGGTCTTCCAGGTAGAGGGGTGTGTGGCTGAGATCATCCATTGTCCACAAACTTCCTTATGGACCACAACAGACATTTTGTGGCTTCCTGCAAAATTTCAGTAAGTGCTGAATGCGTGTCCCAATGTCTTCAGCATCAAAGCCATCGAGAGCCCCTCCAAGGATGATGACACAACGTGGCTGACCTACTGGGTGGTCTACGGGCTCTTCAGCATTGCGGAGTTTTTCTCGGACACCTTCCTGTACTGGTTTCCCTTTTACTACGCCGGCAAGGTAACTTTAGAGATTTgggcagttcccagggttctttggggggggggggacgccatgactctttaaaatggtataatggtgctttaaatgtacagtgcggaTGAGGCCTGTTGGCGGCCGTTGCTATGTCCTGCGACAGTGAGTTCCACTAGTTTATTGTGCATCCTGCGGAATATGTAATTCTTTCCAACCTTATCTAGGCATCCAATTGctttggggtggggagagcagGGGGAGTTTGCATGCCCTGGCCCTTCTGTCATGTCGCTGTTGCCAGCCTCATCTCCCTCCACACCTTGGATAACTTCACTCCCTACATTTAGTCTGGAGGGTGTGGGTCAAGTCAGTTTGTGTCGGAATTCGTCCAGATCAAGTTCCCGAAGCATCCCGAGTCGCTCCTTCTTGGCGAGTGCCACTAGGATTCCAGCCACTAAACAACAGGAGGACATTTGTGGAAGTGCCAAAAAATGTTTCCAGGGTGTAGACTGAGGATGCAAGCCGCCTCCCCAAATAGCcaaatgaagactgagcatgctcagtggccacaaacACTGGCTGGGGGATGGAATAGAGTACTCCAGTGGCTGGCTGGCACTTTGAAGGGCACTGCTGTTAGGGGGGTGAGGCTCGGCTGCAGCATCTCATTGCAGGCCCCCCTCATTGATACTAATCCCGCTCCTCGACCTCAATCCTTTTTGCAAACACTCGCTCCCGCCCTTGCAGTGTCTCTTCCTGGTGTGGTGCATGGCTCCCGTCTCGTGGAATGGATCCCAGGTCCTTTACCGCAGCCTCATCCGGCCCTGGTTCCTGAAGCACCACCAGACCGTGGACAGCGTCCTCAGTGACCTCAGCGGCCGAGCCGTCCACGCTGCCTCTGCGGTGTCCAGGGAAGGTAGGTGCCGGTTTTGTGGTTTTCCCATGTTGAGCAGCCGATGGACTCAAATCTATTAGGTGCAATGTCACAAAAATCTACTGTATtggtttgcagtattttaatatgGATGTCTCTGTGTTAAATTATTGCTAGATTTTTAATACTATTaccaacctgctggatcaggccagtggtccatctagtctcgcatcctgtcctcacagtggccagccacaggcccattatgggaagcccgcaagcaagacccgagtgcaagagcagttttcagcaaccagcattcagaaacatgctgcctctgaccatggagacaGAGTGTAGCTCTCAGGACCCATAGCCATAGATCactgtatcctccatgaatttgcctaagcctcttttacagccatctaagttggtggccatcactgcctctatttGCTTTGATGTCTTGCGTTTCCATTCTGGAAGCTGCCCTGAAAGGGTCTTGCCTCTTTAAAAAGACAGCCTGAAGGCCTTTTAAATAGGCAAAACAGTGTCAGGGCTAGCCCAGTTGAGCTGTGGCAGCTGGGCCCGGCAACCTTGGCAAGGGATCCTGCAGCGTGCCTGGCCCTCTCCCAGAGCCCAATTTGTGCTGCCTGCAGCCTACAGAGCGCTTAGCAGACAGCTGGGCAACGTTCTTTGGGACTTGCAAGAAGAGCTCCActggagcagaccaaaggccCGCCTAACCAGTTCCTGCCTTTGCAGCATTGGCCAGTGGGACACCTTTGGGACGCCCGCGAGTGGGGCATGAGCGCAATGTCCCCCTCCCAATCGCATTCTGTCTCTGAGTCTGGAGAAGCAGCACAAATGCCTGGCAGACGCTGACGGCCTCACCCTCCGTGAATCTGCCCAATCAGCTTTTagagccgtccaagttggtgggcgCCATTGCACCTTGCGAGCCTGTCACTCAGCCCAGTTTTGCCATTCAACTGATCTTATACACCCATTCATGCCCCACCTGCctgggggttgatgggagttgtaatcccaaacggccatgctggctgggggcagatGGGAGGGGGGCTTGCAGTCTggaatatctggagggcgccaggtatgCAAAAGCTGGTTAATACGGACCCTGGAAGGTGACACTATTTCGCCATCCACTGCAATCTGCTGTGCGTGTCTCGACTTCTG
Coding sequences within:
- the REEP6 gene encoding receptor expression-enhancing protein 6, whose translation is MASLQHRFHSFLEQPGLLGDLLSRLEAQTGVKRYYLATGAVAFLSLYLMFGYGASLLCNLIGFLYPAYVSIKAIESPSKDDDTTWLTYWVVYGLFSIAEFFSDTFLYWFPFYYAGKCLFLVWCMAPVSWNGSQVLYRSLIRPWFLKHHQTVDSVLSDLSGRAVHAASAVSREASNEAMKRALQTAD